One window of Camelina sativa cultivar DH55 chromosome 4, Cs, whole genome shotgun sequence genomic DNA carries:
- the LOC104779549 gene encoding putative Myb family transcription factor At1g14600 isoform X1, which produces MGRCGGRNGNGNVTGVGFKGNGGGGGGVRPYVRSPVPRLRWTPDLHRCFVNAVEMLGGQYRATPKLVLKMMDVKGLTISHVKSHLQMYRGSRLTLGKPEEESSSSSSIRRRRRRQDSEEDHLSLHSRNDCLLGFHSFTLSSHSPSLLLSSRGGGGRRRAEQTTSDSGYHDVDDHDFLPIFNKTIDTTTFPSHHLLPKETEEWREQEQEHEEGEEEEEDLSLSLSLNHHHHWRSNGSTVSETSEAAVSTCSAPFVSKDCFGSSKIDLNLNLSISLLGS; this is translated from the exons ATGGGTAGATGTGGTGGGAGAAACGGTAACGGAAACGTTACTGGCGTTGGATTTAAGGGTAacggtggcggtggcggtggtgTAAGGCCTTACGTACGGTCTCCGGTTCCTCGGCTTAGATGGACGCCTGATCTTCACCGTTGTTTCGTTAACGCCGTCGAGATGCTCGGTGGTCAATACC GAGCAACGCCAAAACTTGTTCTTAAGATGATGGACGTGAAGGGACTCACCATTTCACATGTCAAAAGCCATCTTCAG ATGTATAGAGGATCTAGACTCACTTTGGGGAAACCag aagaagaaagctcatcatcatcttcaataagaagaagaagaagaagacaagacagTGAAGAAGATCACTTGTCTTTACACTCAAGGAATGATTGTCTTTTGGGTTTTCactcttttactctttcttcacattctccttctcttcttcttag cagcagaggaggaggaggacgacgAAGAGCAGAGCAGACGACTTCAGACTCTGGTTATCATGATGTTGATGATCATGACTTTCTTCCCATCTTCAACAAGACGATAGATACGACGACGTTTCCATCACATCACCTCCTCCCCAAG GAAACAGAGGAGTGGCgggaacaagaacaagaacatgaagaaggagaagaagaagaagaagatttgtcgTTGTCTCTGTcgttgaatcatcatcatcactggaGAAGCAACGGATCAACGGTGAGCGAAACGAGTGAAGCAGCAGTCTCAACTTGTTCTGCACCATTCGTCTCCAAAGATTGCTTCGGTTCTTCTAAGATTGATCTTAATCTTAATCTCTCGATTTCTCTCCTCGGTAGTTAA
- the LOC104779549 gene encoding putative Myb family transcription factor At1g14600 isoform X2: protein MGRCGGRNGNGNVTGVGFKGNGGGGGGVRPYVRSPVPRLRWTPDLHRCFVNAVEMLGGQYRATPKLVLKMMDVKGLTISHVKSHLQMYRGSRLTLGKPEEESSSSSSIRRRRRRQDSEEDHLSLHSRNDCLLGFHSFTLSSHSPSLLLSRGGGGRRRAEQTTSDSGYHDVDDHDFLPIFNKTIDTTTFPSHHLLPKETEEWREQEQEHEEGEEEEEDLSLSLSLNHHHHWRSNGSTVSETSEAAVSTCSAPFVSKDCFGSSKIDLNLNLSISLLGS, encoded by the exons ATGGGTAGATGTGGTGGGAGAAACGGTAACGGAAACGTTACTGGCGTTGGATTTAAGGGTAacggtggcggtggcggtggtgTAAGGCCTTACGTACGGTCTCCGGTTCCTCGGCTTAGATGGACGCCTGATCTTCACCGTTGTTTCGTTAACGCCGTCGAGATGCTCGGTGGTCAATACC GAGCAACGCCAAAACTTGTTCTTAAGATGATGGACGTGAAGGGACTCACCATTTCACATGTCAAAAGCCATCTTCAG ATGTATAGAGGATCTAGACTCACTTTGGGGAAACCag aagaagaaagctcatcatcatcttcaataagaagaagaagaagaagacaagacagTGAAGAAGATCACTTGTCTTTACACTCAAGGAATGATTGTCTTTTGGGTTTTCactcttttactctttcttcacattctccttctcttcttcttag cagaggaggaggaggacgacgAAGAGCAGAGCAGACGACTTCAGACTCTGGTTATCATGATGTTGATGATCATGACTTTCTTCCCATCTTCAACAAGACGATAGATACGACGACGTTTCCATCACATCACCTCCTCCCCAAG GAAACAGAGGAGTGGCgggaacaagaacaagaacatgaagaaggagaagaagaagaagaagatttgtcgTTGTCTCTGTcgttgaatcatcatcatcactggaGAAGCAACGGATCAACGGTGAGCGAAACGAGTGAAGCAGCAGTCTCAACTTGTTCTGCACCATTCGTCTCCAAAGATTGCTTCGGTTCTTCTAAGATTGATCTTAATCTTAATCTCTCGATTTCTCTCCTCGGTAGTTAA
- the LOC104779549 gene encoding putative Myb family transcription factor At1g14600 isoform X3 translates to MGRCGGRNGNGNVTGVGFKGNGGGGGGVRPYVRSPVPRLRWTPDLHRCFVNAVEMLGGQYRATPKLVLKMMDVKGLTISHVKSHLQMYRGSRLTLGKPEESSSSSSIRRRRRRQDSEEDHLSLHSRNDCLLGFHSFTLSSHSPSLLLSSRGGGGRRRAEQTTSDSGYHDVDDHDFLPIFNKTIDTTTFPSHHLLPKETEEWREQEQEHEEGEEEEEDLSLSLSLNHHHHWRSNGSTVSETSEAAVSTCSAPFVSKDCFGSSKIDLNLNLSISLLGS, encoded by the exons ATGGGTAGATGTGGTGGGAGAAACGGTAACGGAAACGTTACTGGCGTTGGATTTAAGGGTAacggtggcggtggcggtggtgTAAGGCCTTACGTACGGTCTCCGGTTCCTCGGCTTAGATGGACGCCTGATCTTCACCGTTGTTTCGTTAACGCCGTCGAGATGCTCGGTGGTCAATACC GAGCAACGCCAAAACTTGTTCTTAAGATGATGGACGTGAAGGGACTCACCATTTCACATGTCAAAAGCCATCTTCAG ATGTATAGAGGATCTAGACTCACTTTGGGGAAACCag aagaaagctcatcatcatcttcaataagaagaagaagaagaagacaagacagTGAAGAAGATCACTTGTCTTTACACTCAAGGAATGATTGTCTTTTGGGTTTTCactcttttactctttcttcacattctccttctcttcttcttag cagcagaggaggaggaggacgacgAAGAGCAGAGCAGACGACTTCAGACTCTGGTTATCATGATGTTGATGATCATGACTTTCTTCCCATCTTCAACAAGACGATAGATACGACGACGTTTCCATCACATCACCTCCTCCCCAAG GAAACAGAGGAGTGGCgggaacaagaacaagaacatgaagaaggagaagaagaagaagaagatttgtcgTTGTCTCTGTcgttgaatcatcatcatcactggaGAAGCAACGGATCAACGGTGAGCGAAACGAGTGAAGCAGCAGTCTCAACTTGTTCTGCACCATTCGTCTCCAAAGATTGCTTCGGTTCTTCTAAGATTGATCTTAATCTTAATCTCTCGATTTCTCTCCTCGGTAGTTAA
- the LOC104779548 gene encoding NADH dehydrogenase [ubiquinone] 1 beta subcomplex subunit 7-like has product MEVPGSSKKMIATQEEMSAAKIPLGSRDQCAHLLIPLNKCRQAEFFLPWKCEDERHVYEKCEYELVMERMLAMKKIREEEALAKKNKVQGSGSGVPLIPKTANA; this is encoded by the coding sequence atggaggttCCAGGTTCATCGAAGAAGATGATCGCAACGCAGGAAGAGATGTCTGCAGCTAAAATACCGCTGGGTTCAAGAGATCAGTGCGCTCATCTGTTGATTCCTCTCAACAAGTGTCGTCAGGCTGAGTTTTTCCTCCCGTGGAAATGCGAAGACGAGCGTCACGTTTACGAGAAGTGCGAGTACGAGCTTGTCATGGAGAGGATGCTCGCGATGAAGAAGATCCGTGAGGAAGAAGCTTTGGCTAAAAAGAATAAAGTACAAGGGAGCGGGAGCGGTGTCCCTCTTATCCCTAAAACTGCTAATGCTTAG
- the LOC104779550 gene encoding uncharacterized protein At4g15970-like, producing the protein MNLSNRFSSKSKTESANDSSFSNGDDENRSSSAAPVVMPPCSSANVLRAVLLLSVVFFCFVLYRTSVSLNNVAHGSSSSMLSRISPSLNDSSSSAPPPEEVKEPKLEDVLRRAATKDRTVILTTLNEAWAAPGSVIDLFFESFRIGKGTKKLLKHLVIIALDAKAYSRCKEFHKHCFRLETEGVDFSGGEAYFMTRSYLRMMWRRIDFLRTVLEMGYNFVFTDADVMWFRNPFPRFYKDADFQIACDHYIGKANDLRNRPNGGFNFVRSSNRTIRFYKYWYDSRIKYPKYHDQNVLNFIKADSFIWKIRLRIRFLNTAYFGGFCEPSKDLNLVCTMHANCCFGLESKLHDLRIMLQDWRDYMSLPLHLNQSSGFTWNVPQNCSLDSLRLIDSKDEEESRSPKESKQ; encoded by the exons ATGAATCTATCGAACCGTTTCAGCTCCAAGTCCAAGACGGAGAGCGCCAAcgattcttctttctccaacGGCGACGATGAGAATCGTTCTTCCTCCGCAGCTCCCGTCGTAATGCCACCGTGCTCCTCCGCCAATGTACTCCGAGCCGTTCTTTTACTTTCCGTCGTCTTCTTTTGCTTCGTCCTCTACAGAACCTCTGTTTCACTCAACAACGTCGCCCATGGCTCTTCCTCTTCGATGCTCTCTCGCATTTCTCCCTCTCtcaatgattcttcttcttcggctcCGCCTCCG GAGGAAGTTAAGGAACCTAAGCTAGAAGATGTTTTGCGTAGAGCTGCAACGAAAGATCGTACAGTGATATTGACAACTTTGAATGAAGCATGGGCAGCTCCAGGATCTGTGATAGATCTCTTCTTTGAGAGTTTCAGAATCGGTAAAGGAACAAAGAAGCTTTTGAAACACTTGGTGATCATTGCATTGGATGCTAAAGCGTATTCACGTTGCAAAGAGTTCCATAAGCATTGTTTCAGACTTGAAACAGAAGGTGTTGATTTCTCTGGTGGCGAGGCTTACTTCATGACTCGCTCTTACTTGAGAATGATGTGGAGAAGAATCGATTTCCTTCGTACTGTTCTTGAGATGGGTTACAACTTTGTTTTCACG GATGCTGATGTGATGTGGTTCAGGAACCCTTTTCCACGGTTTTACAAAGATGCTGATTTCCAGATTGCTTGTGACCATTACATAGGAAAGGCGAACGATCTAAGGAATAGACCAAATGGAGGATTTAACTTTGTGAGATCAAGTAACCGAACGATACGATTCTACAAGTACTGGTATGATTCAAGGATCAAGTACCCTAAATACCACGACCAGAATGTTCTGAACTTCATCAAGGCAGATTCTTTCATCTGGAAAATCAGGCTTAGGATTAGGTTCTTGAACACAGCTTATTTCGGTGGATTCTGTGAACCAAGCAAAGATTTGAATCTTGTTTGTACAATGCATGCGAATTGCTGCTTTGGCTTGGAGAGTAAGCTTCATGATCTTAGAATCATGCTTCAGGACTGGAGAGATTACATGTCTTTACCACTTCATCTTAACCAATCCTCTGGTTTCACCTGGAACGTCCCACAGAATTGCAG TCTTGATTCACTTCGTTTGATTGATTCtaaggatgaagaagagagcaGATCACCAAAAGAATCTAAACAGTGA